In Acinetobacter sp. C32I, one genomic interval encodes:
- a CDS encoding DUF1615 family protein, with translation MNQSFSTRPLLKTFSLLAISISLTACGDNAWWSNSKEPEMKAEQINKVLPSRVNDRQSWSQDIFDIMQQLSIPKTKQNVCSIVAVVDQESNFVADPAVPGLGEKAVKEINTRLKEKFEAKLGETIGGTVAGYFEDVLKNQPSPENNYMSQMRKVKTERELDLLYREIFDYMSKHYHVSALTGAAKLVGQDIGEKMNPITTLGSMQVHINYAKEHKRQSGNIAELRNDLYTQYGGLYYGIHRLMEYSADYDKAIYRFADYNSGMYSSRNAAFQKMLEVIQDKDLDLDGDLLLYNKDGNPQSALSQSEKEVISAFTNNKILVTPRQIRADLKKEKEQKFEDTQTYLAVQKLYQTKTNKEPIYAMMPEVVISGPKLSRDYNTNWFASRVNGRYETCMQRAKRIKL, from the coding sequence ATGAACCAATCGTTTTCGACTCGTCCTCTACTTAAAACATTTAGCCTCTTGGCAATCAGCATAAGCTTAACCGCTTGTGGCGATAATGCATGGTGGTCAAATAGTAAAGAACCTGAAATGAAGGCAGAACAAATCAACAAAGTTCTCCCATCTCGTGTCAATGATCGCCAGTCATGGTCGCAAGATATCTTTGATATCATGCAACAGCTGAGCATTCCCAAGACCAAGCAGAATGTCTGCAGCATTGTCGCTGTAGTCGATCAGGAATCAAATTTTGTTGCAGATCCTGCTGTGCCTGGGCTCGGTGAAAAAGCGGTCAAGGAAATCAATACCCGACTCAAAGAGAAGTTTGAAGCGAAACTAGGTGAAACCATTGGCGGCACTGTGGCCGGTTATTTTGAGGATGTACTCAAAAACCAACCCTCACCAGAAAATAATTACATGAGCCAAATGCGTAAAGTGAAAACCGAGCGTGAACTCGACTTACTCTATCGTGAAATTTTTGACTATATGTCGAAGCATTATCATGTCAGTGCACTGACGGGCGCAGCGAAGTTGGTTGGGCAAGATATTGGCGAGAAAATGAATCCGATTACCACACTGGGTTCAATGCAGGTGCATATTAACTATGCCAAAGAGCATAAACGGCAAAGTGGCAATATTGCGGAGTTGCGTAATGATCTTTATACCCAGTATGGCGGCTTATATTACGGTATCCACCGTTTGATGGAATACTCTGCGGATTACGACAAAGCCATCTATCGTTTTGCCGATTATAATTCAGGTATGTATTCAAGTCGCAACGCAGCTTTTCAGAAAATGCTTGAGGTTATCCAAGATAAAGATCTTGATTTAGATGGTGACCTGTTACTTTACAATAAAGATGGCAATCCGCAATCAGCATTAAGCCAATCTGAAAAAGAAGTGATCTCGGCGTTTACCAATAATAAAATTCTGGTCACTCCACGTCAGATCCGTGCCGATTTAAAGAAAGAAAAAGAGCAAAAGTTTGAAGATACACAAACCTATTTAGCTGTTCAAAAACTTTATCAAACTAAAACCAATAAAGAACCAATTTATGCAATGATGCCTGAAGTCGTTATTTCAGGCCCTAAACTGAGTCGTGACTACAATACCAATTGGTTTGCCAGTCGCGTTAATGGACGATATGAAACATGCATGCAAAGAGCGAAACGCATAAAACTCTAA
- a CDS encoding ABC transporter ATP-binding protein: MTTSSAPQANILTIQQLSKKFGNRFAVDQATWSATSGQIICLLGHSGCGKTTMLRLIAGLETPSSGSIQLENQMLWDSQQNIPAEQRNIGLVFQDYALFPHLSVLENVMFGLEKFPKSQRQDIAEQALTHVSMHQHAQSYPYTLSGGEQQRVALARALAPKPHVLLMDEPFSNLDHRLRDQIRQNTISLLKKTATTTIIVTHDPEEALQIADQIILMHEGKIIQIGSPKQLYLQPKTQFAARYFSTLNEIPTQKNDQLLTTLFGSINLPQHLSHTQQSIHCYFRPHQIRIQHQHQHQQSEGFLAAKVISTTFMGHIQQLHLQLMVEAVNLIAQVDHLQHFSEQENVYVSVDLNTCFYYAT, encoded by the coding sequence ATGACCACTTCTAGTGCACCTCAGGCCAACATTTTAACCATCCAACAATTGAGCAAAAAATTCGGCAATCGATTTGCAGTTGATCAAGCAACTTGGTCTGCCACAAGCGGTCAAATCATTTGTTTACTCGGACATTCAGGGTGTGGAAAAACCACCATGCTACGTCTAATTGCCGGCCTAGAAACGCCAAGTTCAGGCTCAATTCAACTTGAAAATCAGATGCTCTGGGATAGCCAACAAAACATCCCGGCTGAGCAACGAAATATCGGCTTAGTTTTTCAGGACTATGCGCTGTTCCCGCATCTGAGTGTGCTGGAAAATGTCATGTTTGGCTTAGAGAAATTTCCAAAATCACAACGACAGGATATTGCTGAACAGGCTTTAACACATGTCTCTATGCATCAGCATGCACAGAGTTATCCATACACGCTATCTGGTGGAGAACAGCAACGTGTCGCACTAGCACGTGCACTCGCACCTAAACCGCATGTTCTCTTAATGGATGAACCCTTTTCAAATCTGGATCATCGTCTACGCGACCAAATCCGTCAAAATACCATCAGCCTCTTAAAAAAAACCGCCACCACCACCATTATTGTCACGCATGATCCTGAAGAAGCGTTACAAATCGCTGACCAGATTATTTTGATGCATGAAGGCAAAATCATTCAAATTGGCAGCCCCAAACAACTTTATTTACAACCTAAAACACAATTCGCTGCCCGTTACTTTTCGACTTTAAATGAAATACCCACTCAAAAAAATGATCAGCTACTGACCACTTTATTTGGCTCTATAAATCTCCCACAGCACTTAAGCCACACTCAGCAAAGCATTCACTGCTACTTTCGACCGCATCAAATCCGCATTCAGCATCAGCATCAGCATCAGCAATCTGAAGGCTTTTTAGCAGCAAAAGTCATTTCAACTACCTTTATGGGACATATTCAGCAATTACATTTACAACTGATGGTTGAAGCAGTTAACTTAATTGCTCAGGTTGATCATTTACAACATTTTTCAGAACAAGAAAATGTCTATGTTTCTGTTGATTTAAATACTTGTT
- the estB gene encoding esterase EstB: MNSALQFNVSPYASFMQETKVTLGNGIELHVEMGGNPEHPTILLIMGLGAQMLFWPDFFCKALIDQGFRVVRFDNRDIGLSSKIRNKGKRLNTMKLMGRFMFGLGNEGAPYTLYDMADDVSMLIDQLGIEKTYIIGASMGGMISQIVAAKYPEKVEKIGLLFTSNNQPFLPPPFPKQLFSLLGKPEGHDEETIINHSLNVFRIIGSPGYVNPVESIQTIRKLYRRSFYPAGVLQQFLAILCTGSLLALNKTITQPTLVVHGSKDRLLPPSHGKAVAKAISGAKFELIQGMGHDIPAHFIPQLSGLFAHHFRSSH, from the coding sequence ATGAACAGTGCCCTTCAATTTAACGTGTCGCCTTATGCTTCATTTATGCAAGAAACCAAAGTCACTTTGGGCAATGGGATCGAATTGCATGTTGAAATGGGTGGGAATCCTGAGCATCCAACTATCTTATTGATCATGGGCTTAGGTGCACAAATGCTATTCTGGCCGGATTTTTTTTGTAAGGCTTTAATTGATCAAGGTTTCCGAGTTGTTCGTTTTGATAACCGTGATATCGGTTTATCTTCTAAAATTCGCAACAAAGGAAAACGACTCAACACCATGAAACTGATGGGCCGTTTCATGTTTGGTCTTGGTAATGAAGGTGCGCCGTATACGCTGTATGATATGGCGGATGATGTGTCCATGCTGATTGATCAGTTAGGTATTGAGAAAACTTATATTATTGGCGCCTCTATGGGCGGGATGATCTCACAGATTGTTGCAGCAAAATATCCAGAAAAAGTAGAAAAAATCGGTTTGTTATTTACCAGTAATAATCAGCCTTTTCTTCCGCCCCCTTTTCCAAAGCAACTTTTTAGCTTATTAGGGAAACCCGAAGGACATGATGAAGAAACCATTATTAATCACAGTTTGAATGTTTTCCGTATTATTGGTTCCCCTGGTTATGTCAATCCAGTCGAGTCAATTCAGACCATTCGCAAATTATATCGACGTAGTTTCTATCCAGCGGGTGTACTTCAACAATTTTTAGCAATATTATGTACGGGTTCTTTGTTAGCATTGAACAAGACGATTACTCAGCCGACGTTGGTTGTACATGGCTCAAAAGATCGCCTGTTACCACCGAGTCACGGGAAAGCTGTTGCAAAAGCAATTTCTGGTGCTAAGTTTGAATTAATCCAAGGAATGGGGCATGATATTCCTGCACATTTCATTCCACAACTTAGTGGTTTGTTTGCACACCACTTTAGATCATCACACTAG
- the dusB gene encoding tRNA dihydrouridine synthase DusB, with product MYIGSYQLSNNLIVAPMAGVTDRPFRTLCKYFGAGHAVSEMMTADKTLRMSKKSLYRANFDGELAPISAQIAGSDPEQLAEAARYQVANGAQIVDINMGCPAKKVCNKLAGSALLQDEDLVARILDAVVEAVDVPVTLKTRLGFLNGHENILRVAKRAEESGIAALALHGRTREDMYLNTARYELIKQVKELINIPLIANGDIDSPEKAKYVLDYTGADAIMIGRAAQGRPWIFREIAHYLKTGEHLAAPDIAEVKTVLLGHLAELYQFYGEYSGCRIARKHIAWYTKGLRSSNEFRQNMYKVENTADQAKVVESYFDELLDQGLRMSDVQVEQVNLLDI from the coding sequence ATGTATATTGGTTCATATCAACTGTCAAATAATTTGATTGTTGCCCCAATGGCAGGTGTCACCGATAGGCCTTTCCGGACGCTATGTAAATACTTTGGTGCAGGACATGCAGTCAGTGAAATGATGACTGCTGACAAGACACTACGCATGAGTAAAAAGAGCTTGTATCGCGCTAATTTTGATGGCGAACTTGCGCCAATTTCAGCACAAATCGCGGGTTCTGATCCTGAACAGCTTGCTGAAGCGGCGCGTTACCAAGTTGCGAATGGTGCACAAATTGTTGATATCAATATGGGGTGTCCAGCCAAAAAGGTTTGTAACAAGTTAGCGGGTTCCGCATTGCTACAAGATGAAGATCTCGTCGCGCGGATTCTTGATGCGGTGGTTGAGGCAGTGGATGTGCCTGTCACGTTAAAAACTCGTTTGGGTTTTTTAAATGGCCATGAAAATATTTTACGTGTCGCGAAACGCGCTGAAGAATCTGGAATTGCGGCATTAGCGCTACATGGTCGTACCCGTGAAGATATGTATTTAAATACGGCACGTTATGAGTTGATTAAGCAGGTCAAAGAATTGATTAATATCCCATTGATTGCCAATGGTGATATTGATAGCCCTGAAAAAGCCAAATATGTACTCGATTATACCGGTGCGGATGCGATTATGATTGGGCGGGCAGCTCAAGGCCGACCTTGGATATTTCGAGAAATTGCCCATTACTTAAAAACGGGTGAGCATCTTGCTGCACCAGATATTGCCGAAGTTAAGACGGTGTTACTGGGGCATTTGGCGGAATTGTACCAGTTCTATGGTGAGTACTCTGGTTGTCGTATTGCTCGTAAACATATTGCCTGGTATACCAAAGGCTTACGTTCAAGTAATGAGTTTCGTCAAAATATGTATAAAGTCGAAAATACGGCTGATCAAGCCAAAGTGGTGGAATCATATTTCGATGAGTTACTTGATCAAGGTCTACGTATGAGCGATGTGCAGGTTGAACAGGTTAATTTATTAGATATTTAA
- the oxyR gene encoding LysR family transcriptional regulator OxyR: MAALPSLRQLSYLVTLSETLHFTEAARRSFVTQSTLSGGIMELERLLGGVLVERDRQNVRLTPLGEQVVARARVLLADAQDLMRLSREMSEPLTGDLHLGIIPTIAPFILTQLLDEVHQQLPKIQLHLHEAQSEKIVEKLEHGNLDMIVLALPFDTRSLKVAEIAKEHLFLVYNKQDTNAANASSLDDLDLSRLMLLEEGHCLRDHALSACPVGERKNDHRLKASSLPTLVEMVSSDLGFTLLPEIALKNSMIHFNEDIAVKSIEAAPSRTLALVTRKSTPLQSEFDVILQILQKITAHLA, translated from the coding sequence ATGGCTGCATTACCCTCATTAAGACAGCTATCATATTTAGTTACGTTGTCAGAAACTTTACATTTTACTGAAGCAGCGCGTCGATCCTTTGTCACCCAGTCAACTTTATCGGGCGGCATCATGGAATTAGAGCGTTTATTAGGTGGCGTCTTAGTTGAGCGTGATCGTCAAAACGTCCGTTTAACCCCCTTAGGTGAACAGGTTGTGGCTCGTGCACGGGTATTATTGGCCGATGCTCAAGACCTAATGCGTTTAAGTCGGGAAATGAGTGAACCACTGACCGGTGATTTGCATCTCGGTATTATTCCAACCATTGCACCGTTTATCTTGACGCAATTGCTTGATGAAGTTCATCAACAGTTACCCAAAATCCAACTGCATCTACACGAAGCACAAAGCGAGAAAATTGTAGAGAAGCTGGAACACGGTAATTTAGACATGATCGTGCTTGCACTTCCTTTTGATACGCGTAGTTTGAAAGTTGCTGAAATTGCCAAAGAACACCTGTTCCTTGTGTATAACAAGCAAGATACCAATGCAGCCAATGCAAGTTCTTTAGATGACTTGGATCTGTCTCGTTTGATGCTACTTGAGGAAGGACATTGTCTACGTGATCATGCACTCAGTGCCTGCCCTGTTGGCGAACGCAAAAATGATCACCGCTTAAAAGCAAGCTCATTACCAACCTTGGTGGAAATGGTCTCTTCCGATTTAGGTTTTACCTTGTTACCTGAGATTGCACTGAAAAACAGTATGATTCATTTCAATGAAGATATTGCAGTGAAATCTATTGAAGCAGCACCAAGCCGCACACTGGCTTTAGTGACGCGTAAAAGTACGCCATTGCAAAGTGAATTTGATGTGATCTTGCAGATTCTGCAAAAAATCACCGCTCACTTAGCTTAG
- a CDS encoding HAD-IB family hydrolase produces the protein MHAKSETHKTLNLALFDFDGTLYPRDSFTGFIFFALSKRHIVKRGLKILPWIQAYYLRLYPAHAMRPRLFQSMFKDISVDVVEQLAHEYALKLIKRLDQDLLQQLQQHQQRGDHIVLVSASVDLYLTPICEFLNIELICTQTEIKDGLLTGRYRSEDCSREQKKLRILQQYNLADYQAIYAYGNSEEDLDMLSLADYPYMVGRDTTVAVQ, from the coding sequence ATGCATGCAAAGAGCGAAACGCATAAAACTCTAAATCTTGCTTTATTTGATTTTGATGGAACACTCTATCCAAGAGACAGTTTCACAGGGTTTATTTTCTTCGCTTTATCAAAACGTCATATTGTCAAAAGAGGCTTGAAAATCCTGCCGTGGATTCAAGCCTACTATTTACGCCTCTACCCTGCACATGCCATGCGCCCACGATTATTCCAGAGCATGTTTAAAGACATTTCTGTCGATGTGGTCGAGCAACTTGCCCACGAATATGCACTAAAGTTGATTAAACGACTCGACCAGGACTTATTACAACAACTTCAACAACACCAACAACGCGGTGACCATATTGTGCTGGTGTCTGCCTCGGTAGATCTTTACCTGACACCTATTTGTGAATTTCTAAATATTGAACTGATCTGTACCCAAACCGAAATTAAAGATGGGCTTTTAACAGGTCGTTATCGCTCAGAAGATTGTAGTCGAGAACAAAAGAAATTGCGTATTTTACAGCAGTATAATTTAGCAGATTACCAAGCAATTTATGCCTATGGTAATAGTGAAGAAGATCTCGATATGCTTTCTTTGGCGGATTATCCCTATATGGTTGGGCGTGATACGACGGTTGCAGTTCAATAG